The Meriones unguiculatus strain TT.TT164.6M chromosome 9, Bangor_MerUng_6.1, whole genome shotgun sequence genome window below encodes:
- the Dnase1l3 gene encoding deoxyribonuclease gamma, with amino-acid sequence MSQRAASLYLASLLLFSLALHSALALKLCSFNVRSFGESKKRNQNAMDVIVKIIKRCDLILLMEIKDSRNNICPMLMEKLNGNSRRSTTYNYVISSRLGRNTYKEQYAFFYKEKLVSVKMKYLYNDYQDGDKDVFSREPFVVWFQSPFTAVKDFVIVPLHTTPEDSVKEIDELVDVYEDVRRRWKVENFVFMGDFNAGCSYVPKKAWQNIRLRTDSRYVWLIGDQEDTTVKQSTNCAYDRIVLRGQEIVSSVVPRSNVVFDFQKAYRLSEKEALNVSDHFPVEFKLQSSQASTNNRRSVSIKKKKGNLS; translated from the exons ATGTCCCAGCGCGCAGCTTCCTTGTACCTGGCCTCCCTGTTGCTCTTCTCCCTTGCCCTCCACAGTGCCCTGGCCCTGAAGCTCTGCTCCTTCAATGTGAGGTCCTTCGGGGAGAGCAAGAAGAGAAACCAAAATGCCATGGATGTCATTGTGAAG atcATCAAACGCTGTGACCTCATACTCCTGATGGAAATCAAGGACAGCCGCAACAACATCTGTCCCATGCTGATGGAGAAGCTGAACGG AAATTCACGGAGAAGCACCACATACAACTACGTGATTAGTTCTCGACTGGgaagaaacacatacaaagaaCAGTACGCCTTCTTCTACAA ggAGAAGCTGGTGTCTGTGAAGATGAAGTACCTCTACAATGACTATCAGGATGGAGACAAAGACGTGTTTTCCAGGGAGCCATTTGTGGTTTGGTTCCAGTCGCCCTTCACTG CTGTCAAGGACTTCGTGATTGTGCCCTTGCATACGACTCCTGAGGACTCCGTTAAAGAGATAGATGAGCTGGTTGATGTCTACGAGGATGTGAGACGTCGATGGAAGGTGGAG AATTTTGTCTTCATGGGTGATTTCAACGCTGGCTGCAGCTATGTTCCCAAGAAGGCATGGCAGAACATTCGTTTGAGGACAGACAGCCGCTATGTTTGGCTGATTGGTGACCAAGAGGACACCACGGTCAAACAGAGCACCAACTGTGCCTATGACAG GATTGTGCTTCGAGGACAAGAGATAGTCAGCTCTGTGGTTCCCCGTTCAAATGTCGTCTTTGACTTTCAGAAAGCTTATCGGTTGTCTGAAAAGGAG GCCCTGAATGTCAGTGACCACTTTCCAGTTGAGTTTAAGCTACAGTCTTCACAGGCCTCCACCAACAACAGAAGATCTGTTtccataaagaagaaaaaaggcaaTCTCTCTTAG